The Chanodichthys erythropterus isolate Z2021 chromosome 1, ASM2448905v1, whole genome shotgun sequence genome segment CCTTTCCATAGCTGTTTCATACCTCTATACATTTGAGTCATTCTCTGGAAATGCACAGTTTTGttatgttatccccatgaattaCTACTGACAGTCATCATCATTAATTGCCTGAAAAACCTTTACTTAAATTTAGCTGCAGTTCAAAtgcaaatacaaatacatataaaaaatgaatagcAATGAAGGGGTTGTAATTATCTGGCTAAATCTTAATCAAATTTTCAAAAGTTGGCAATTTTAGAACAATACAAAGCTAGAATATTTTAAagctaataatatttaaattgtaatatctGATGCTGTATATGAGGTTTACTTTTGTGTTGTGTctttaaatgtatcattttgtTCTTGCATTGAAGATCCTCACCTCAGCCGCCCAGGAGCCCGCTGAGTCTCTCTGGAGCCGGTACGTGTAGACAAAACCTTTACACCTGGCATTGAGCAAAATCACAGATCAGAACAAACAGAAGCCAATAAATAGAATTTGcccattttaaattgtatgtgTGCAGTTCAAAATTGaaattgtatttgtatttgtaaaatTGTGCCTTAACTCGAGTGACACACATAAAATTAGCTTAATTcacaaatgttaaaaatttcTTGAGGACTTACAGGACACAGAGGCAGTAGGCACCAGGAACGCTCTCGCTGTCTCGAATTAAATAGCTCCCATCTTTGCCCGCTTCACACAGACGCATCTCACACACTTCTCGACTGATGGCCCCATGATAAACAGAAAGCGATTCCATTGTGCTGCATGCATTGTTTCTCAGGCAATCACTACCAGCAAGTAATATTTGTCCCTTGAGCAGGAAATGATGAAACCAGGCAGGAAATAAGCTCTTCAAAAAATAAGACAGAATATCTGCAACAATAGCAAATGCATGCAAAATGCCAGTTGAACATTCTTGAATGGAAATTTCAGTTCATCTAGAGTTCAACTGCCATGCAGATATCAGGACATACTACTGAAAAGATACATTACAGATTATTGCTGCACATTGGTGTcattctttttttgtgtgtgaaattgttttttattagcATTTTATTTCAGACAAAGGCATtattacagagaaaaaaaatcaaagagcTAATCATGTTTCACACAGTAGGCCCACACAATAAATCACTGATATATTGATTTTCTACTTTCATGTTGTAATCACATCAGTTTCTATACAAAGATCTAAAGAGTGGTTACAGTAATACAATAGGTCACAATTTGGGCTctgtaaacaacaacaaaaataatacataagATTTGGCTGGATCAATTCTATGATGAATGTTGAAGTTTCCTGTAGCATGTTTGAGAGTGTTGTACACGTTGAACAAGGTGGAAAAAACGCTTATCCAGTACCGACTGCTGTCACAGAACATCCCTGTCACCACTACATCCTGTCTatgcatgcttttttttttgttttttgtttttgcagtgtgtgtgtttttaagtgtgtgttttttatgtatatgtatggATGGAAATGAGCTAACAGGTGAAGTCAATAAAGCAGAGAAAACATAAGTCTGAAACATACactgagagaaaaacactgtgATGTTATTGAAATGTATTGATTATCACAGAGGCATTTAGGCTAAAAGGGGAAGTTTATCAAGAAAGAGACGTTCTTCAGAAGCAGTTCACGTCACGACTAATTTATGCCACTGCCATCGGTGCCTGTTGTCCATAAAGGGTTAATACACAGGGTGATGCTGCATGTTGTATCGATCTGGCCCCTCCTGTCTTTATAATAAGAAGAGGGTACATTGAACAAGATCGCTATGTTACTAGGACAACCAACTCACCAACTGTGCAAGAAGTGAGATTCAGCAGAATAAATGTTTGGAGCGATATATGGGTGAGTTCGGAAGACACTATGCAGATTTAATTTCTGATGCTATAGGAGGCCCTACAACCTAAGAAAATCCTAATAGTGAAACTGTGATTAAAGAAGTTGAAATATGATACCAAAACAACTGCATCCACAGGTCCAATAAAAGAGATAACGTCTTGTTGTAGGGAGCGCATCCAGAACATGAGCACATTCTGACTAGCACCGTAAAGTCCGCTTGTGCATTCGCGTCATTTTGTGCAGATATAAGTCGTAACATTACATTTATGTAAGATAAATATCTGGTTAATCTAATATATGATGCGTTTCATTGAGTTAAATAACCCGCTAGAAAAGCTCTTCAGTTTTCAGGTGCTCATTCAGCTCTTTTGCTTCTGTGCGTGAACTCAAACAGCAATGCAAAACATTAAAAGCTATGACATCAATGATGTTATTTGAAATGTTTActattaatgtaatattaaaaatgtttcatatttttatttcaaagttAATGAACTATAGAGCAATAACCTTTGTGAATgtagtgaataaaatatttgtgttcatgttagttcacagtgtattaactaatgttaacagatacaactctggatcttaaaaatgtcttagaaaatgttgagattaactaagattaataaaaagataagtattgtagaagtattgttcattcattgttcatgttaactaatccTAACAAAATTAAACCTTGTTGTTACACCCTCACACTACATgaactttcagtttgttttcattagTCACATGTGctcctttgttctgttttcccACCACAATCAGTCACCATGGACACCAACCTAATTATCACAGCTGTCTGTTATTCGAGTTAATCGtctgtatttaagttcctgtctTTCCTTAGTTCAGTGTCGGGTCTCATATGTTACAAGTGTTGTGTTCCTGCCTTCATCTGTGTTTGCCTATTTGTCAGGAAGAG includes the following:
- the sh2d1ab gene encoding SH2 domain-containing protein 1A; translated protein: MESLSVYHGAISREVCEMRLCEAGKDGSYLIRDSESVPGAYCLCVLCKGFVYTYRLQRDSAGSWAAETAPGQTQRLFRKVKNLISAFEKPDQGIAVPLLYPVTVQKFC